The nucleotide window ACGGGGAGTCATATCATACTGTCCCcgacctgtgcatccccccctaggCTGTCCCACCCTGCCCCTGACACAGCAGCCGGAGAGCCACAGGTCAGGGGTCACTGGTCTCCACTGTCTGCTGTGATCACTGTGCACTGTCTGAGCCGAATCTTCCATAGAGGAATGTGTGGTCACTGTGCTGCGGCAGATCGCTTGGTTGTGGCTTTCTTGGGGTCCTAACTGGCTGCTttcttcccctcccccagcaTTCTGCGCAGGTCACTAGACAAGATTGCTGAGATCAAGTCCCTGTTGGAGGAGAGACGCATCGGTGAGTACCTGAGTACTGTCCTGTTATTGCTGTGTTATAGACTGGTCGCTGCTCAAGCTGCAAGACTGGATACCACTACGGAAGCGGCAGGGCTGCTGCCATGGTGGGGACCATGTCGGCTCCCCCCACCCATGTCGGCCATGTCTCCtgatctgccccatacacatgcacactcagccttCATACATTCTGACTCCTCTAGCAGTAAAGTGATCGGCCAGTGcattcagcttaaaggggtagtgcggcgctcagaaattattcacagaataacacacattacaaagttatacaactttgtaatgtatgttatgtctgtgaatcgccccgttccccaccacccccacttgggtacccggaagtgtggtgcattatacattacctgatccgtgtcgagggccgtccgccatcttgtgccaaacgtcatcttcggacggacggacgagtcgctgccgcccgtcccccctccgccgcgttacaactgtgctcagccgcgattggctgagcacagttatgctcagccaatcgcggctgagcatcggatgacgctgcagagggcggccggcattcgggacagtcggagctgttcaccggccgcccgaagaagacgtcactcgctgaagatcggagacggtgtcggcacgtgacaggtgagtatagcgcaccacatttccgggtacacgtgcaggggtggggggacacggggaagggggccattcacagacataacatacattacaaagttgtataactttgttatgtgtgttagtctgtgaataattctttaccgccgcactaccactttaacaTGTCTTCTCTCTCTGCAGCTGCCAAGATCGCCGGCCTGTACCATGATTCTGAGCCGCCCAGGAAGACCATGAGGCGCGGGGTGCTGATGACCCTCCTCCAGCAGTCGGCCATGACACTACCACTGTGGATCGGGAAGCCAGGCGAGAAGTGAGTGTGACCCCCTGCACTGGATGTATGAGCCGCCATATGTAGTCACTATAGTGATGTTTCCAAGATAATGCAAGGAGACGGCACTTCCACAGCAATGTGCGCATTATCCCACAAAGCAAGTGACGTTTCGGCTTGTGAGAACCTTTCTCCAGCAGGTCAGAAGCCGAAACGTCGCTTGCTGTGTGGAATAAAAACACGTTTGCTGTGGAAGTGCCGTCTCCTGGCATTATGTGGGATTCATAGACTGATGGTTGGTCCAGTCCGGGGAGGTGCTATCATTGTCATTGTGCTGCTATTCCTTCTGATAGATGTAGAGTGATGTTTGTCATGTACCCTGCCCAGGCCTCCCCCTCTGTGTGGCGCCATCCCAGCATCCAGCGATTATGTGGCCAAACCTGGAGATAAGGTGGCGGCTCGTGTGAAGGCGGTGGACGGGGACGAGCAGTGGATCCTGGCTGAGGTGGTCAGTTACAGTCACGCTGCCAACAAGTAGGTCCTGCTGTTAGTGGGGTTAGTCATGGGGGGCATCACTGTACGTCCGGGCACTAGGTAACCTCTACACTGTCTTCTAGGTACGAGGTGGATGACATAGACGAGGAAGGAAAGGAGTAAGTATCACATGATCTGCATGAACACAGGGAATTCTGGGTGATTAGCTATGGTGTCGGTCAtcaagattaaagggaaccaatcatgccaaaaatccatcttaagataaggaaacgtgctggcacatcacccagcacctttcctaaacatccccctgtaacctccgtgcccccctacatcagtcagtaatcttactttaaagaagtcccgcgctgtatgtaaatttccggcAAGTAGCGATGGTGGGCGGAAttagtcacaggtcctgggcgtctgtaatggctgtaatcatgcccagaggggcgtgattgagaggtctgccttccatccacgtgacccgtcagcttgcgtttcacgtcggcggactttttcaaagtaagattactgactgatgtaggggggcacggaggttacagggggatgtttaggaaaggtgctgggtgatgtgccagcacgtttccttatcttaagatggattttcggcgtgattggttccctttaagatatccTATGTGTTATACTCACAATCCAGCTGCTGATACACAGCTCCCATAatgcactgctctctgctgcattaTGGACTTGTATAAgctgtatgctgtgtatatacagtgcatctCAGGTGTCATGTGTACAGACCAGCAGGGAGATGTCAGGTTATCTgctgaaaacctttttctttcaaaccaactggtgtcataaagttatagagatttgttatttacttctatttaaaaaatctcgtcttccagtacttaccagctgctgtgtgtcctgcaggaagtggtggattctttccagtctgacacagtgctctctgttgccacctctgtccatgtcaggaactgtccagtgcagcagcaaatccccatagaaaacctgctcctctcctgctctggacagttcctgacatggacagaggtggcagcagagagcactgtgtcagactggaaagaatcccccacttcctgcaggacatacagcagctggtaagtactgaaaggctggagatttttaaatagaagtaaattacaaatctatataactttctgacactagttttcAAAGAaaacttttcgctggagtacccctttaacagcaagcAGAATTgtgggtgcagctctggatgtgagtaGAGCATAGGACATGACCCGTCAGTAGGTGTAATACAGGGCTGTATCCTGACCCCTGATCTTGTATCTGTCAGACGTCACACTCTGAGCCGCCGCAGGATCATCCCTCTACCGCAGTGGAAAGCCAACCCGGAGACGGACCCGGAGGCGCTGTTCCAGAAAGATCAACTAGTGCTGGCTCTGTACCCGCAGACCACCTGCTTCTACCGAGCCCTAATCCACACCCCCCCACAGCGGGTGAGTATAGACACATCTGTGTCACACAGGGTCTGCAGGGAAGGTGTGGCCACTGAGGGACATGTATGGCTGGATATTTACCATGTGACCTTCCATCttgtatctcagccccaggatgACTACTCGGTGCTGTTTGAGGACACGTCCTACGCTGACGGCTACTCTCCTCCCCTCAACGTGGCCCAGAGATACGTGGTGGCCTGCAAGGAGCCAAAGAAAAAGTGAAGATGTTGCCAAAATCTGGGGAGAATGGCCGCTGGGAGGACtgggagggattttttttttgcattatgatcTTTTATCCCAACTGTTAAAATCtcaagggaagaaaaaaaataaataaatggctgcTCGGCCTTCCTTTTTGACTGGGGCAGCACTGAGATCCTATGAGCAGGTTGTGGTTTTTATAGCTAGAAATGTTGGTTCATTGAGGTCCTATCCCTGCACAGCTCTAAGCTGCAGCGTGTGGATGGGGTTATCCATGAGGAGGCTCAGCTCATATCAGTGATCATCGTGCCGAGGCCGCCATCCAGCAGCCGGAGAGTTAATGGAATACGGCCTGACCTTGTAACTCTGCTGATCTTCAGAATAAGTATAGAATTGTCCCTGTTCTGAATAATTTGGACACTGAGGTCACCCCTCCAGCCATTGTCACCAAACAATGATGTGGTTAATGACTCCATAGACAATGACCGGAGCTGTGGCCGCACCGTTCATTCCAAGGACAGTTGTGACCCCATTTTTGGGATTGGACTTCCCAATAACTCCTTTATAGGGGTGGAGACTGGAACACTTCCCCTCACTGCACATGTGCAAGACGGCACTCTTAGAGGGGCAAACTATAGAGTCTAGAAACATCCACATCATAGGAATATTTATTCTACACAGCTTAAAAAAAATATCAGTCTAAAAATATAcaacctgctgggagttgtagtgtctcaGAGTGGCACTCGCAAACATTCAGCATCATCACTTTACAATAAATACATAATCAGAAGCCTGTAAGGCGTCGTCCTCCATCAGCGCAGAAGTCACCCATTCACCCAGTGTCCTCCGTAAGCACAAGGTCCTCCACCAGCGCAGTGGTCTCTCCCAAACGGTGTCCTCCATCGGCGCAGGGTCAGCTGTGCAGCTCGTCCACCCAGTGAGCCTAGAGAAGACAGCACAGTGTTACATCTGGCCTCGGGTTATAGCAGTGAGATGGGGGAGATGTCGTCAACCGCACCTGTGACTGTGATATCTCCTCCAGATCACCGTAGCAGCCCTTCTTGTATCGGATCAGGTCTCCCCAGAGCACAGAATTCCTACAGCTGAAAGACAGAGGTCAGGGGGCAATGCAAAGGGGACACAGCCTGGGGGGAggtctttctaatcctggatatactttaaagtgacactgtacccacaatctgaccccccaaaccacttgtaccttcggatagctgcttttaatccaagatctgtcctggagtccgttcggcaggggatgcagttattgtccttaaaacaacttttaatcctacagcgctgtgtctaacggccggggcttacatttgtatatgtattaggctggcaccacctctcagtCCTTCCTTTCCACGCTCctgaacatttactgctgtttgagctttgcacaggtgtcttaacgatccagcccatgttcatcatacaaacaggtggggaataggaagcaatctgcctggagcattcctaataatgaggagagtggggaggaaggacagagaggtggtgccagcctaatgtatatacaaatctaagccccggccgttagacacaacgctgctggattaaaagttatttttatgacaataactgcatcccctgccgaacggaccccaggacagatcttggattaaaagcagctatctgaaggtacaagtggttttggggggggggggggggggggggggggggccagattgtgggtatagagtcgctttaaggccatgTAATTTTCAAGCAAAAGTGACTAAAAAAGCGTGTAATTAGGCATGAGCAAATGTACAGtacattcactcatctctatctgtaatatatcttatcagataaaaATGCTTCCTTGTTGCAGAGAA belongs to Dendropsophus ebraccatus isolate aDenEbr1 chromosome 9, aDenEbr1.pat, whole genome shotgun sequence and includes:
- the SGF29 gene encoding SAGA-associated factor 29 isoform X1, with amino-acid sequence MRSSQELHSRHAPRAPRRRLLGNSDVITLRPVVRVVVALGEEASSPARTIQKAKMALVSADTRISELLNELHQLIKQTQEERSRSEHNLVNIQKTHERMQTENKISPYYRTKLRGLYTTAKADAEAECNILRRSLDKIAEIKSLLEERRIAAKIAGLYHDSEPPRKTMRRGVLMTLLQQSAMTLPLWIGKPGEKPPPLCGAIPASSDYVAKPGDKVAARVKAVDGDEQWILAEVVSYSHAANKYEVDDIDEEGKERHTLSRRRIIPLPQWKANPETDPEALFQKDQLVLALYPQTTCFYRALIHTPPQRPQDDYSVLFEDTSYADGYSPPLNVAQRYVVACKEPKKK
- the SGF29 gene encoding SAGA-associated factor 29 isoform X2 — translated: MVLTIQKAKMALVSADTRISELLNELHQLIKQTQEERSRSEHNLVNIQKTHERMQTENKISPYYRTKLRGLYTTAKADAEAECNILRRSLDKIAEIKSLLEERRIAAKIAGLYHDSEPPRKTMRRGVLMTLLQQSAMTLPLWIGKPGEKPPPLCGAIPASSDYVAKPGDKVAARVKAVDGDEQWILAEVVSYSHAANKYEVDDIDEEGKERHTLSRRRIIPLPQWKANPETDPEALFQKDQLVLALYPQTTCFYRALIHTPPQRPQDDYSVLFEDTSYADGYSPPLNVAQRYVVACKEPKKK
- the SGF29 gene encoding SAGA-associated factor 29 isoform X3; translation: MALVSADTRISELLNELHQLIKQTQEERSRSEHNLVNIQKTHERMQTENKISPYYRTKLRGLYTTAKADAEAECNILRRSLDKIAEIKSLLEERRIAAKIAGLYHDSEPPRKTMRRGVLMTLLQQSAMTLPLWIGKPGEKPPPLCGAIPASSDYVAKPGDKVAARVKAVDGDEQWILAEVVSYSHAANKYEVDDIDEEGKERHTLSRRRIIPLPQWKANPETDPEALFQKDQLVLALYPQTTCFYRALIHTPPQRPQDDYSVLFEDTSYADGYSPPLNVAQRYVVACKEPKKK